In Xanthomonas fragariae, the genomic window TTGTTCACTTTGGTTGACAACGAAAAAGGTCGGGGAATGAGCGCGCCTACCGCTTCTTCAGGTGAAACGTTGCAGGGATTGATGCCAGCGCCTTAAGGGTTTTAGATACTGCTTGGCGCGTCAGCGGCCGTTGATCGTTACTTGAAAGCTGTTCTGCAATCTCTGACTGATTAAGCCCGGAATACTGGAGCAACAAAATCTTCTTCTTGGTGTCCGACAGCTTCGAGTCCACCATCAATCGCGCCAGGTTGCGTAGCTCAGTCAGGTTGGCTGGCTGTAAGGTCTGACTCAGCATGTAGTGAAAGAAGTAACCATCAACCAGTTTGTCGCCTGATGCCGCTGCATGGGGTCTGGATCGCTTCGCGCATTGCCGGGTAAGTCTTGCCAATTCGAGATCGAATTGCGCGATGGATCGTGTTACTTGTCTATAGGCAGGGTTCGCTGCGCCGTTCAGCAGCTTGGGCTTATGAGCTACGCAGTACAGGCTGCTCAAGCGAAGTGAGTCAGCGGCTCCGCGCAATTGAGACTCATCGCCTGCAAACGAAGCCAGCTCGGTAAGCGCTCCGCAAAATCGGCAAAATCCTTGCCGGCGTCTTCCATTCAAGCCGCGTGCCTTGCCATCCGAGCCGCGCAGTGGCGATTCGACTGGTTGCTTGCGGGCGCAGGCCCATATCAGCTCAAACAGCGATTCGAGGGTAGCTGTAAACCGTTTGTCCCTTGCGCTTGTGCAGTCCTCCTGGCGGATGAACTTCCGGAGTAGTTCCCGTTGCAGGAGAACCATCGCATCAAGTCCCACCAGTCGGATGATTCCGCTGAAACTCACCCCTGTTCCTGCTCCGGGGATATGGCCCAAGCAGCGTTGCGGCAGCGTCGCCGTGTACGCAGCCACGGCGGGGTCAATGAGTTCCTGTATCAGCCCAACGATGGGGTAGCGCCGCGAGGAGGCGGAATACGGCCGCCAGCGATCCTCGAACTGCTCGATGGCTTCCGAGACAGTGGGGTCGCAGCCTTCCCAGGTGACAATGGTTGTATCATTCTTCATGTCAACCATTTTGGACAACTAATAAGATGTAGGTAATCCCCATAAAACCTAACCTTCGTAGCAATTCGGTTGATAACGGAGGTTTACGCAATGATGATAGAAGACACGCTGCTGCAACGCTTCGGCCCGCTGCTGAGCATGGCGCAGCTCGCCTCTGTCCTGGATCGATCACCGGATGGACTGCGGGTCAGTTTGCGCACGGCGAGCGAATGGGCGGGGCGAATCAACAAGGCTCGCTTCAAGATCGGTCGGCGCGTCTACTTCCGAACCTCGCAGATCGCCGAGGTGTTGAGCGACGAGTCCCTATACGGAACGGGGAACTGAGGCGTGGCGATTGACGTCCTCGCGGCGTTCGAGTGCGAACCGCCGGTGCTGGACTTCATATGGCCGGGCTTCCTGGCGGGAACCGTGGGCGCGCTCGTTGCTCCAGGAGCCACCGGTAAGAGCTTCTGGGCGCTGGAAGCGACCATGAGCATCGCATGCAGCGTTGCCGGCGGCGACCTCGTGGGCCTGGCTCCCGCACACTCCGGGCGCGTGGTTTATCTGGCTGGGGAAGACCCGCCGTCCGCGCTTGTGCGGCGCATTCACGCCATCGGCCAGCACCTCGGACACGCAGCACGCCAAGCCATCGCAGAGAACCTTGCGCTTGAGCCAATCATGGGTAAGCGCTTGAACGTCATGGACGAGGCTCACTTGCGCCGCGTCATTGAGTACAGCGCCGGGGCCAGGCTGATCGTGCTGGACACCCTGAGCCGCATCCACGCCCTCGATGAGAACAGCAATGGCAGCATGGCCAACCTCGTGGCCGTGTTCGAGCAGGTCGCGGCTACCACGGGCGCATCCGTGCTCTACCTGCACCACGTCAGCAAGGGAAGTGCCCGCGAAGGCCAAACCGACCAGCAGCAGGCCGCGCGTGGCGCTTCCGCGCTCATCGACAACGCCAGGTGGTGCGGTTACGTCGCGCGCATGACTGAGGACGAGGCGAAGCGCCTTAGCGACCGCGCCCATGACCGGCAGCCCATCGGCAATGAGCGCCGCGGCTACTTCGTGCGTTTCGGCGTTAACAAGCAGAACTACGACGCTACGACGCTTGATCGCTGGTACATGCGGCACGCAGGCGGCGTTCTGGTGCCAGTGGAGCTGCATGAAGCCAGCAAGAATGAAGAAAAGGGACGTGATGGCAGGAGGCGAAGCGATGGCTTTTAACCTTACCCATGCCCGGCACGATCCGATGCATTGCCTGGTCCCCGGTTTGTTCCGCAGTCTTAAGCGCGGCGAACGGAAGAGGCTCAAGCTCGATGTGACGTATCACTACGCCGAGAATGAACAAGCGCGGTTTGTCGGCCTCGAGCCTCTTGGCGCTGATGACATGCGACTGCTACAAGGTCTTGTGGCTCTTGGAGGGCCGAAGGGCATCATCCTGACGCCAGATCCAACAGCAGAGTTGCCGAGGCAACTGCGTCTATTCCTTGAGCCGAAGTTCGAAGCGGTAGGGCAGGATGCGCTTGTCGTGCGAGAGAGCATGACAAGCCTGCTAGCCGAAATCGGCTTGACCGATGGCGGCGACAATATCAGGGCGATCAAGGCGTGTTTGCTGCGCATGGCAAACGTGACGGTGGTAGTCACCAATGGGATTAGGCAAAGGTCTTTTCACTTGATGAGCTACGCCTTCGACGAAGAGGACGGACGGCTATTCGTCGCGTTGAATCCCCAGATTGCAGAGGCGATTCTTGGGCGGCGCCCGTATACCCGCATCGAGATGGCCGAGGTGCGGGCGCTACAAACCGACCCGGCCCGCCTTATTCACCAGCGGCTATGCGGCTGGATCGATCCTGGCAAAGCCGGGCGCGTGGAACTCGATACGCTTGCTGGCTACGTCTGGCCGGACCAGGCGAACGCCGAGGCTATGAAGAAGCGCCGCCAGAAAGCGCGCAAAGCTCTGGCCGAGCTTGCTACCGTGGGCTGGAAGGTGAGCGAGTATGCAGCAGGGAAGTGTGAAATTTGCAGGCCGAAGCCCGTAGTAACGTTCCCCAAGCTCCGTAGCAATGTTCCCCTTTACCCGTAGCAATGTTCCCCTTTACCCGTAGCAACGTTCCCCTTTATCCGTAGCAACGTTCCCCGCCTCAAACCGGAAAACACAGCAACGGCGCGGGCTTGCGGCTAGTTCGCAAGTTCCATCCATGATCTTCCAGGATCATCTACTAGGCGCGGTACTTGCCGCCGCCATGTAGGGCGACGCCAGGCCCTTGCCATGGTCGGCTTTCAGCCGTTGAGTTGTACGCCAGGAGGGGTGGCTCGGCCGCACCATTTTTAGCGGCTAAAAACTAAGCGCCCCTCAAGTGTCAATGAATCGGTTTTTTATGTTGTAGCGCACTACAACATACAACAAGCGCCATTCGCGGCCTGGCCGCGAACGTTAGACCCGTCTTTGGCGGTGTTTCAGGATCGTCATCCCAGGCAAGGCTTGCGTCTAACGCCGCTTTCTACGATGGCGGCCGAACGGTTCATTGACACTTGAGGGGCCACCTCGCTGCCGATTATCTATGGACCAACTCCCTTCTTGGCGTTCAACTTGTCGGTGATGCTGAATGGCTGCCGTCGCTGTCTTGGGGCACGCTAGTGGCACCAGCTTCATGTCAACCATTTCGGCCAATTATTGGAATGTTGCGCAGGCCGACACTCCTTAAGCTTCGCAGTAGTTCAGTTGATAACGGAGGTTTACGGACATGGCGACGACAGACAGCAGCTACCCTGCCGAGTTGGCCGCACGGCTCGCTCTTGAGCAGCAGACCTCGCAGATCAAGCGCCGGGACTACCTGGCCGCTTTCATGGCGGCGCGCTCAGACGTTAAGAAAGCGATGGAGGCCGGCTACACGCTCAAGATCATCTGGGAGCACATGCGCGATATCGGGCGCATCCCTTTTCGATATGAGACGTTCCTGAAATACGTTCGCCAGCACATCACCAATGCGCCGCCTGGGTCCATGAGTCACGGCAGCGCGAAGTAAGGAAAGCCCCGTGTTCAATCGCTGCAAGTGCGTGGCTGAAACACTGCTATCGGTTGTTGGATCGCTGCAAACGCGCGGAAATGGGGCGTTTTTGTCGATCCTCGCGCTGCTGGTGCGCTGTTGCGAAACAACGGTGCGCTTACAGCGCGAAATTCGATGAGTCATACGAGGCAAAAACAAGGCCGTAAGGCGGGCAGGATAGGTGAAGTAGGCCCACCCGCACGCGGGTGGGCCTACTTCACTGTCCCTTATTCGCACCTGCGGTGCTCAACGGAAATTCTGCTCTGCGAGGCCGGGCCGGCTACCGCCGAAGACTTGGAACGCCAGAGAGATAGGCCGCAGCCGCCCTTGCCTGGATGATGTCATTTGTGCGATATTGAAGTCAATGAAGTCACATATGAGGTCCTGACTATGGCAATCCTGACAGTGCGGAATGTGCCCGACGAGGTGCATCGCGCTCTGCGCTTACGGGCCGCCGAGCATGGCCGCAGTACAGAGGCGGAGGTCCGCGAGATTCTGGAGAGTGCAGTTAAGTCAGAAAAGCGCATCCGCATGGGCGACGCGTTGGCGGAGCTTGGCCGCCAAGTAGTGCTGACAAACGATGATTTCGCAGTGTTGGACCAGGTGCGCGACAAGGTGCCGGCAGAACCGATGAGGTTTGAATGATTGTCTTGGATACGAATGTAGTCTCCGAGGCGATAAAACCCGAACCCAACCCGGCCGTGCGAGCTTGGTTGAATGAGCAGGTAGCGGAAACCCTCTACCTGTCCAGCGTGACGCTTGCCGAACTGCTGTTCGGCATCGGCGCGCTGCCGAACGGGAAACGTAAGAAAGGCCTGGGCGAAGCACTGGACGGCTTGCTCGAACTGTTCGGCGAGCGGGTGCTGATGTTCGACACCGAAGCGGCTCGCCATTATGCCGAGCTGGCGGTGAAGGCCCGCACAGCCGGGAAGGGTTTTCCAACACCTGACGGATATATTGGGGCTATTGCGGCCTCCAAGGGATTTATCGTAGCAACACGCGACACCAGCCCTTTCGAAGCGGCTGGGCTTACTGTTATCAATCCTTGGAACCATCAGTAAATCCAATCACTACTTGACACCGTGATCTGATCAAAAAGGCCGGGCTTCGGTGTCGCCCAGGTCAATCACCGGTAGCTCCGTGGCGCAGCTACGCGATGAACCCTTGAACAAGAGCGCTTGCTCGAGGGTGCAGCCATTTATCGCGAGGTAATGACCATGAAGCAGCATGTTTTAGCGGCTAAAATCGCTTTCTCCATAGGCCTCACTGTTGGCGTCGCCTCGATGCCTGCGCACGCGGGCATCCCGGTCATTGACGGAACCAACCTGTCGCAAACGACCGTCACCGCGATTCAACAGGTTGCGCATGTCCAGAAGCAAATCGAGCAATACCAGACGCAGTTGCAGCAGTACGAAAACATGCTGCAAAACACGGTCGCGCCCGCGGCCTACATGTGGGATCAGGCACAAACCACCATCAACGGCTTGATGCAGTCCATCGACACCCTGAATAACCTCACCAATCAGGCCGGCAGCCTGGACGCTTACCTAGGCAGGTTCCAGGACGTGTCCTACTACAAATCCTCGCCGTGCTTCACCTCGACCGGCTGCTCTGACACCGAACGCGCGGCGCTGGAAAAGACCCGCGCCTTGGCTTCACAGTCTCAAAAGGCTGCAAATGATGCGCTGTTTAAGGGCATCAAAGATCAGCAGGAAAATCTAAAGTCGGATGCGCACCAGCTCGAACGGCTGCAATCGCAGGCGCAGGGCGCAAAAGGGCAGATGGAAGCCATCGGATATGCAAACCAGATTGCCAGCCAACAATCCAACTAGCTCCTGCAAATCCGTGGCCTGCTGATACGCCCAGGGTTTCCTAGACATCTCAAGGCCATGGAACATGGTCAATTCGGAGGTGTCTATGAGCAGCAAGCGGTATACGGATGAATTCAAGATCGAGGCGGTCCGGCAAGTGACCGATCGTGGTTTCAAGGTGGCAGAAGTCGCGGAGCGACTGGGTGTCACCACGCACAGCCTCTACGCCTGGCTGCGCAAGTTCGGCAAGCCTGGCGTGGTGCAGCGCGCCGAGGTGGACCAGAGCGCCGAGGTTCGGCGGCTGAAGGCAGAGTTGCGTCGAGTGACCGAGGAGCGCGACATCCTAAAAAGTCGCCCCTGAAAAACCCCAACCACCCAACGACCGCAAGGCCTTGATGTCTTCACCGGCGTGCCAGAACTACCAGTGTTCGCTACGCTGAAGGCTGGTTTCTTGCAATTTCCGCCCATGCGTACACGCCGTCCTGCTGCCGAAGAGATGCCTGCCGATGAGTTGT contains:
- a CDS encoding helicase RepA family protein; translation: MAIDVLAAFECEPPVLDFIWPGFLAGTVGALVAPGATGKSFWALEATMSIACSVAGGDLVGLAPAHSGRVVYLAGEDPPSALVRRIHAIGQHLGHAARQAIAENLALEPIMGKRLNVMDEAHLRRVIEYSAGARLIVLDTLSRIHALDENSNGSMANLVAVFEQVAATTGASVLYLHHVSKGSAREGQTDQQQAARGASALIDNARWCGYVARMTEDEAKRLSDRAHDRQPIGNERRGYFVRFGVNKQNYDATTLDRWYMRHAGGVLVPVELHEASKNEEKGRDGRRRSDGF
- the repC gene encoding replication protein C, IncQ-type encodes the protein MKKRDVMAGGEAMAFNLTHARHDPMHCLVPGLFRSLKRGERKRLKLDVTYHYAENEQARFVGLEPLGADDMRLLQGLVALGGPKGIILTPDPTAELPRQLRLFLEPKFEAVGQDALVVRESMTSLLAEIGLTDGGDNIRAIKACLLRMANVTVVVTNGIRQRSFHLMSYAFDEEDGRLFVALNPQIAEAILGRRPYTRIEMAEVRALQTDPARLIHQRLCGWIDPGKAGRVELDTLAGYVWPDQANAEAMKKRRQKARKALAELATVGWKVSEYAAGKCEICRPKPVVTFPKLRSNVPLYP
- a CDS encoding TraK family protein, with the protein product MATTDSSYPAELAARLALEQQTSQIKRRDYLAAFMAARSDVKKAMEAGYTLKIIWEHMRDIGRIPFRYETFLKYVRQHITNAPPGSMSHGSAK
- a CDS encoding FitA-like ribbon-helix-helix domain-containing protein, coding for MAILTVRNVPDEVHRALRLRAAEHGRSTEAEVREILESAVKSEKRIRMGDALAELGRQVVLTNDDFAVLDQVRDKVPAEPMRFE
- a CDS encoding type II toxin-antitoxin system VapC family toxin, which encodes MIVLDTNVVSEAIKPEPNPAVRAWLNEQVAETLYLSSVTLAELLFGIGALPNGKRKKGLGEALDGLLELFGERVLMFDTEAARHYAELAVKARTAGKGFPTPDGYIGAIAASKGFIVATRDTSPFEAAGLTVINPWNHQ
- the trbJ gene encoding P-type conjugative transfer protein TrbJ, coding for MKQHVLAAKIAFSIGLTVGVASMPAHAGIPVIDGTNLSQTTVTAIQQVAHVQKQIEQYQTQLQQYENMLQNTVAPAAYMWDQAQTTINGLMQSIDTLNNLTNQAGSLDAYLGRFQDVSYYKSSPCFTSTGCSDTERAALEKTRALASQSQKAANDALFKGIKDQQENLKSDAHQLERLQSQAQGAKGQMEAIGYANQIASQQSN